CTGTACCTGGCACACGTAAATACTCAGCAGAGTTTTGTTGGATGCTACACACAGATAATCTACCTTGGGCAGAGTCACAGTTAGACTCCCACATCTCCTCTCCATTCTGTGAAGCAGCACACCCCCACTTGGCCACCTGTCTTCAACTACAGGAGACTGTCACATGCATGCATAAAAACATGCATGTAGGCACAGCCCACAggcagcctcagggcctttgcactttctGATCACTCTGCCTGGAATCCTGTTCTCTCAGTTCCTCACATAGTTCAAAGGTGAGCTAGCTGTCGCTCACCTTTCCAGCCTCAACTCAATGCCACCTTGAAGGAGAGAAAGCTCTTCCATCACTCTCAATATAAGTAGCTCTCCCTGGTTACCGTTCATTTCCAGTACCATGTTTATTTACTTAACAGAATTTTGAACAATCTTGTTTATTTCTTATCGTCTGTCTCTCTCCATCCCCTATCCTGGTGGAGTAGCAAGGTACCGTGAGGGCAGGATCTTGTACTCCTTTGTATATATTATTAGAAGTTTTATGCCTAAGCAAATgaatcacatacacacaaaactacAAATAATTACAAAAACACAATGACAGCCACACCATCAGTCATCCAGACACCCACAGCCATACATTCTGGACTGCACTCCCCCAAACCTCCCACACCAGCTTGCCACTTACCGGGGTCACAAACTTGTTGGCTTCCCAGGCCCACAGAGGTGGGTCCTTGTAGACCTCCTTGATGGAGGTGGGGGCCCTGTAGGAGTCACTGTAGGTGCTGACGGGGGTCTTGGTCTTTCGGGAAAAGAGGAACATAGTGGGGTCTGGGGGACGCCGTGGTGGGCTCTACCTACCAAGGGCTCCTGCAAGACATCAGTGACCACCCTTTCTTTCCCAGACAGCCCGGCAGGTACCCCTAGCTGCTGTGACCCCCTCCTGTGGAGGGTCTCTCAGCTTCCCTCCCTCACAGCCTTCTTGCTCCTACCCCACCCTGATTCCCTCTCTACGATGGGCACAGCCCATTATGATATCATCTGGCTCAGCCCCACCTCTGGGGAGGTGAAGATTGACTCCCCCACCCcagtctcttcctgccttcagcctcTCGAAAGGGCCCAATTTCCAAGAGTTCACAAGGTCCCCAGAGATCTTCTAGGCCAAAGCTTCTCACTGTGCTGAAGAGGAATGGAGATCCCGAGGGGTCAAGTTCAGAGGGTCAGTTCTCTGCCCTTCCCGGCCCATCTGCCCCTGGCCCCGACCCCAGGTAGGGAGCTGAGGCTAGCTTGTTTGATGCTTTTAATATCATTATTTGTGTTACACGATACACAACCAAGGATGATGGTCAATACTGCgatggaaatgttaaaaaaaatattatacacGGCTCATGTCTTCCACACACCTTCCTGGAAATAAATTAGTGAGCACGGAGAAACCCGGCTGAGTGGCAGCCAGTGCTGAGGGCAGGGAGTGTTAAGGCAGTATCTACAGGGGGAGGGCGGCAGGGCAAGCCAAGGCCTCCGTTCTCCCTTCCAGCCTCCCGGGTAGGAAGGAGGGAACTGCGCACTCTCCCTACACCCAGAGGGTGCTAGCCACCAGCTTCCTACTTCTCTCCACCACATGGCCTCAGCGAGAGGCCCCTGTCTGCCAGGGGATTAGGTCTGTCCTGTGGGGAGGGAGCCTCTCCCTTGTTTCTCAGGGCCAGAGAGGTTGAGCAGTGGGCCAGAGTCACATAGCACGTCAGCAGCAAAGGCAGCTGTCTAAATGAGCCCTGGTCGGAGCCCTGCCTGGAAAAGAGGAGGTACCCGTGTTCTTGAAGGGTGAGTCAAGGAGCCCGGGGTGGTGGTTGTAGGAAGCATGGCTCTGGTGCCCAGATGACAGGAGGTGGGTCTGCTGATCAGGGTGGGAGCAATGGGCTCAGGTGGGGACCAGTCTGGGCCATGTGAGTCCTGCAGctgacttctctgtcctttgctTCCCTTTGGCATTTCCTCCCTGAACTAAGAGGAGGTGGGGTTGGGTTGGAGAAGTTGAGGGGAGCTGGTAGCCCCTGGGTGTGGTGCAGGGAGAAGTGATACCCTTCCTAAGCCAGCAGCcttgctctctctcttctttccagcCTCCCAGGACGGCAGCCAGGGGCTGGGCTGTGGGTGTGGCCTGCGCACACTTGCAGCATGTGAGTGGTATGTATCAGAGAGGACTGGCCAGCATGTGCGGGATGGGGTCGGCCTGAGGAATGGCCCTGGGGTATGGGGTTCAAGAAGCAGAGACCTGAGCGGGTGTAGGCCATCTgtgcctttgtttttcttcaccTGGGGGCAGGTTTATATTGCCCAGGCCCTGGGGAGGGCCTtggtcccctcctccctcttgaTTTTCATCGTCAGCTTTTCTGGCCACCAACCCCGCCCCTCTACCAATGAGTAACAGTGGCAGAAGCAGCAGTAGATACATACATTCCGACTCTCACACACCCCATAGATACAGCTACACACACAGGTACAGCTACACACACAATAGATACccacatacacaaatacattcacagacacacacactcacattcccCCAAAGACCCACAGGTATTCAGACATACACAGGTCGCATAGGAACTTCCCCCTTTTATCTCCACACAGACATGCAACTCAGGAAGACCCCAGGTATACTTGAAGACACCCAgagacctccctgtccacctcCAAGGAAATTCCTATGAAGAAATTTCTTCAGGTTTGAAATAACcttcaaaataatttcagatgCTGCTCACTATGCTGTGTAGGAAACAGAAGGCCAGAGAACATAACTGGCTTGTTGGAGGTGAGAGGAAGCGTGCCCGAGCGAGGACCAGAACTCAGACTTCTGACCCCCCGCCCAGGGCTGTCGGTCCACTGAACTGCTGAGCGGCCTCTCACACTGTTAACAGGTCACACAGTCATTTCCCCAACATGGTCACCACAGTCATCTAGAGAGACAGGCCCAACCCAGAGATGTAGACACACACCCTGACAGCCCCAGGTGCGCACACATTCTGCCAAGCCATCCCTACCATACACCTGCTGTCACTGTATTCTCCCAGGCTTGCTTTCTTGAAGACTCTTCCTGAGAAGCAGCCTCTAGGATCTTGTGCTAGAGTAAGACCACAGTGGGGCATTCGAGGCCAGCCTTACCTCCTGCTTCCAGCCCAGGACAGATGAACAGAACAGAaatgtggggggcaggggaaggggtgCAGAGAGATAGATGTGTTAGTTAGGGGCAGGTGAGGACGGATCATACCATCTAAACTCTGGCTGTCTCTAAGGCCCACCTCACCCGCCACGCAATCCAGATAGCAAGGAAGGAGGTGAATGGGGCAAAGTGGAGGAAGATGGCAGTGATCCGATGGATGGGGGACAATATCCCACTGGGCAGCTTTGCCAGACTTCCCATCTGGAGATGAGGGGAGAAACGCAAATGGTACATGGGCCAGCAAGGGAGCATGTGGAGGCGGCTCTGTGGGGCTGGGCCCTGACCCTGTTGGCCTGGGCctttctcctcccagcccctttCCTTGGCTGGTGCTGGGGGTTCCTGGCTTCACTGGGGTAGAGCCAAACCCCTGGCTTTGTGATCCTGCCCCTTACTCATTACTGTTAGCCTCCACGAAGTCCAGTCACCCCTTTCCTCCACCAGACTGTGGCTTCGGGGAgggggcaggatgctgggcaagGTCCCCCAAGTAACTGAATAAACAGCCCTCCCCTCCTCAGCCCCCCGGCGGTGGAGAGAGACCCGGTTTTGGTTTCTCCGGCTCCATGAACACACAGAGGTACACGTCCTACCATAGGAGGAAGCAATGACTGTTACGAGGTTGGCGGCTGTAGGGGGCGCGGGGCCCCGGGGGGCAGGTGGACGCGCAGGGCAGGGGTTGGCCCCTGCCCGGTCCAAGCTGGCCCCTGGCGGCCCCAGCCCGGTGGCCGCAGCGGCCCCGCCCGCTACTGGATGTGGCAGGCGGTGGAGGACGTGGCCTGGCAACACATGCAGGTGGGGTTCACGGACTTGGGGGGAATGAGGTCCAGGTCCTCGTCGTCGGGGATCTCGTCTAACCGGTAGCCGTCCTTCAGCAGCTGGATGTTCAAATCTTGGTTGATCTGCTGTAGACAAAGGGGAGGGAGGTCAGGCTCGGGGCCATCCGCAGGCACCAGCTGTCCATATCCTGTCCCGTCCCTGGCTCTCCAGAAACCCCAGGCTTTGCACCTCCTGTAGGCCCCAGCCTCAGTTCTGGCCTCCCTTACAGGCACACCGTCCTGGGGTTCCACCTGGCCCTGCTACTCACCCCACCCGTTTCTAGGGGCAGCTTCCCACCTCAGATCCTGCTTCTGTTGGCCCCGCCCCTACTTCAGGCCCTCGCCCATAAGGGGTCGCCCCTGTGTCACACCCCATTGCAGTTCAGGCCCTGTTCCAACCTGGGTCCAACCCCGCCCCTAACTCTGCTCCCTGCACTGGAGGCGGAGTCAGATCTtatcccccgccccgcccagcaCGGGCTCCAcctcaggtcagtcgctcagtgctcagtcgtgtcagactctttgcgacccatggactgcaacacatcgggcttctctgtccatcgccaagttcctgagcttgctcaaattcatgtccatggagtcgtgatgccatccaaccatctcatcctctgtcatcctcttctccttctgcctttaatcttgcccagcatcagggtcttttccaatgagtcaactcttcgcatgaggtggccaaagtattggagtttcagcttcagcttcaatccttacaacgaatattcaggactgatttccttcaggattgactggtttgatctccttgctcaagggactctcaagagtcttctccaacaccacagttcaaaagcatcaattcttcagtgttcagccttctttatggtccaactctcatatccatacatgactactggaaaaaccatagctttgactagacagacctttgttggcaaagtaatgtctctgctttttaatatgctgtctaggttggtcattgcttttcttccaaggagcaagcgtcttttcatttcatggctgcagtcaccatctgcagtgattttggagtcccccaaaataaagtctgtcactattttcattgtttccccatctatttgtcatgaagtgatgggaccagatgccatgatcttagttttctgaatgttgagttttaagccaactttttcactctcctctttcactttcatcaagaggctctttagtttttctttgctttctgccataagggtggtgtcatctgcatatctgaggttattgatatttctcccggcaatcttgattccggcttgtgctttatccagcccagcatttctcatgatgtactctgcatataagttaaataagcagggtgacaatatacagccttgacatactccttttcctatttggaaccagtctattgttccatgtccagttctaactgttgcttcctgacctgcatacagatttctcaggaagcaggtcaggtggtctggtattcccatctcttgaacaattttccacagtttcttgtgatccacacagtcaaaggctttggcgtagtcaataaaacaaaagtagatgtttttctggaactcttttgctttttctatgatccaacagatgttggcaatttgatcactgattcctctgccttttctaaatccagcttgaacatctggaagttcatggttcatgtactgttgaagcctggcttggagaattttgagcattactttactagcgtgtgagatgagtgcaactgtgatgagtgcaactgtgcagtagtttgagcattctttggcattgcctttttctgagatttgaatgaaaactgaccttttccagtcttgtggccactgctgagttttccaaatttgctggcatattgagtgcagcactttcacaacatcatcttttaggatttgaaatagctcaactggaattccatcacctccactatctttgttcacagtgatgctttctaaggcccacttgacttcgcattccagcactgtaggtgagtgatcacatcattgtggttatctgggtcataaagatcttttttgtatagttcttctgtgtattcttgccatcacttcttaatatcttctgcttctgttgggtccataccattattgtcctttattgtgtccatctttgcatgaaatgttcccttggtatctctaattttcttgaagagagctctagtctttcccattctattgcccACTGCTCTGCTCAGGGTGTTTTGGTGTtagccccaccccttcccctaGAGGTGGTCCTACTAAGGGGCATTTAGGGCAGGAAGCAGTGGGGCCTCACCTCAGCGGAGGAGTAGCCAGAGGAGGAGTATCTGGACATGTCAAAGTCATCATCACTGGCCGCGGAGGAGAGAATGCAGAGAGGAAGTGATTTCCAGACATTAAATAGAAAACTCTCTTTACCCTCCCCCACATCAGTCAatacctccccctcctcccacactTCCAAATAAACAGCACAATCTCAGCAGAAACCATGCTTGCTGTGGGAATGCAGTTTTAAGCCAGGTTCCTTAGCCCCACACTTCTAAATACATACtacccttgaaagtgaaagtaaagttgctccatcatgtctgactctttgtgaccccatagactgtagcctaccaggctcctctgtccatgggattttccaggcaagagtattggagtgggttgccatttccttctccaggggatcttcccgacccagggattgaacccaggtctcccgcattgcaggcaaacgctttaccgtctgagccaccagggaagcccaatccaaGGGTAGAATTTGGAAGCCCAAGTATCTGGAAGCCCAAATACCTTTAACCTTTAACCAAATACCCTTAACCTCCTCCTAAATCAAGCTGCTACTACCCCACAGCCTTGTCCCTCTTTTTCCTAGGCTCAAATCATCTGGGTTTGCTGGGTTTTCCCAAAGTCTAGGTCTAGCCAGGTCTGTGCCTTGCAGTAGGGCTCCCCCCACAGAGCGGGCAGGGCACCACGGCATCAGGGCCCATTCGAGGGGCAGCTGCCAGGTCAGCTGTCCCAGGACAGTAGCAGATTGCACTGAccccctttcctctgtctgctCCCCCCATCTCCATTCTTTGGGGGATTCAACCTTGGAGAGCTCCTGGCTGAGGGACACCCTTATTCTGACAGTAGAGCAGGTGTGGCCTGTTCAGCCCACTTGTTTATTCCCATTCATTCACTGCTGGGGCTTGCCCGGCTGCCCTGATGTCTCCGTACACACCTGTCTGTGTCAAGGGCTACCAGTGGCTTCTCATCCGGGCTCTGGTCAAGCGAGGAGTAGCCTTTATTCGGGACGACCAGCCTGGGGGGAGAATTTGGGGGACTGGATTGGTGACTGAAGCATACCAACCTGGCAAGGAACTGGGTTGGCCACAACCCACAACCTCCCTCCcggccccatcccaccccgccaCCTTGATCCTGTGACTCTCTCCTCTCGGAGAGGAGCTGGGCCTGAGGAGCGAGGGAAGGGGGAGGCTCAGAACCAGTAGAGACGGGAGCCGGCTGGCAGGGCCCTGGCGGGGGGTCCTACCTTGTCCGGGCCATGACGTTGTTCTTCTTGGGTTGCTGGTTGACGGGGCTGCCCATGCTGCCGTTCTTCAGGGAGCCCTTCCGGGCCAGCTCCCGCTGCTTCTCTGCAGGAGGACGTGGGAACGAAGCTGTGTCCTGCCGCCAGGGCCGCGCTGCCTTACCACTCAGGACAGCCCCGGCTGGCCCCATGGTGAAACCCCTTGCTTCTCTAAGAACTGAGGCAAGGATCCGACTCTAGGCCCTGCTGCTTGAAAGAGACAGTGCTTTGCTCGGCACAACCTGAGGCAGAGAGTGAAGGGTGACAGGAGGAGGCTGACCCCCATCTTCCAGGAACTGTACTCCTAAGTGGGGCAGCTAGCATGTGCTTGATCCAGAGAAAggctggagagggagagggggaatAGAAGGATGGCAGGGCTTCCTGCAGGTGACACCTTGGGGTGGAGAGTGAAAAcgctagtcgctcagttgtgtccaactgtgtgacctcatagactgcagcccgccaggctcctttgtccgctAGGTTCcgctaggcaagaacactggagtgggtaaccattcccttctccagggggttttcccgacctaaggattgaacccgggtctcctgcactgcaggcagatgctctaccttctgaaccaccagggaatcccacttGAGGTCGAGCGAGGAGGGCATTTGAGGAAGGAATGGTAGTGTAGAGAAAAGTCCGTTTAGAAGTGAGTGTAGTAAGTGTGGATCTGGACCGGGTGGAGGGACGAAGATGGAGGAAGGTCGGGTTAGAAAAGCTGGATACATTTcttcagtcatttatttattcagcaaacatctCTGTCGTCAGTCATGTATCAGGCCCTATGTACAAGGGACTAGGGGCCCCCTCTAATTACAGACTTGGAGCATGAAGACCTTGAATGCCAAGCAGAGGAGTCTGGGCttaatggaaaggaaaagaagccCTGAAGATTGTGGAGCAGGAGGGGTGGCAGGCTGGGGGGCCCTCTGCCGAGACTACTTCTGACTCCTCGGTCAGCCTATGGATTCTCCGAGGCTCTAGAACCTACCAGATTCATGGGACTGGCAACCAAGGGACCCATTGCCTGGTGTGTGGCTCTGCTGCCAGTAGTCGGTTTCTGCCTGGGCCCTACAGGAGGCCTGTCTACCCATCCCTCCTCACAGCAGCTCTGATACTGGCAAAAGGACTGCCAGGGGAAAGCTCTCATAAAACAAGTTCCAGAGAGGAAGGATGGGATGGGCATTTATAGCTACCGGGACTCTGGAACTTTCTCGACCTCCATGTCTCTCATCTCCCACTCTCTAACTCTCTTTCTTTGTCGCTGCTCATCTATCTCACGCCCTCAAACCCACCTTCACCTCCTTTCCTGCAGGCAGCAGCTGCCATTACCACCCCAAGCCTCTAGGGGGTGCAATTTGCCTTGTAAGTTCCTGGTGGGGATTTCTCAGTGCACCGAGGATAAGGTTGTGGATTTTTCTAGAGGAGCTGTGTTGGTAATACAATGGTCAGGGGGGAAAGTGTTGTTTATAAAATCATGTTGGAATTGTTTGAAACAGTGAAAAAATGCTAATAAATTGCAAAAGCAAACTACAGACTACAATGCAACTATTAAAAGAAGTCATTCTCTATATACTGATATTAGAAGGGGCTCTAAGACATcaattagaaaacataaaagaaaaaagcttcGAAAATGTGGACAGTATGATACCACTTGTgttcaaatacaaaataaaactagaaaaaactaaaaaccaaaagcaaaactCTTGGAATGATCATCTCTGGGGAGGAGAAAATGATGGGGAAGAGTAAAGAAATTATACTTGTTAAATATTTGTGTTGttaaattaaacaataataagcaaataaaactgGCTGCAGTTCGAGTCCGGTGTCCTGTCCTGGGAAGATGAACAAATTCCACTGAGAGGACTGCCCCCTTGTTCAGAAAAACAGCCTGAGAGGCTCCCTGGATTTGGTCTGGAAGGACAAAAgcaagttaaaaggaaaaaagaaaagctgaataATGTAACAGGACTCTGAAAAGGCGTCCTGGCAGCTGCAGAGCAAGGTTttgaaacagatttctcaagactaAGGAGAGGGCCCAGTATTTGATGGGCAGTTGGAGCCTAGGGAGAAAGATGAGCAGGAGTGCAGCCGGGATGGCAGAGAAGTTCTGAAGGACGGTCATGGCCTGCATTTAATTGTTAACTCTTTCCTGGATGCACAGTGTTAGCTATATTTTCACTTGTGAaaacaaactttttatttatttactgatggCTGCAcctcatggcctgtgggatcttagttccctgaccagggattgaacccaggccctcggcagtggaaatgaagtgtcctaaccactgggccgccagggaattcctgaaaccagtttttaaaattagaagtctGTTATGTCTGGCAGCCTTGGGTGAGTGAGATGGTCCCTGAGGGAGAGAGGTGGTGTTTGGGGGGAGGTGAGGTGAGCGCAGCAGCTGCAGGGGCTCTGGGCAGTGCCTGGGAGAGAGGAGGATCAAAGGAGCAGGCAGCATAAACTAACTTTGGAGCGGACATGAGATAAACCCCCAAGGGCAGGGTGACCTCGGGAAGTCAGGAGAGGTTTGGGTTTATTAAGAAACTAAGAGAAAGCTCCTCCAAACAGGAGCCAACAAGATCTGGAGATATCCAGATAGGCTGACTAGGAAGGGGGAGCGGGGCTCAGCTTCTAGGGGAGAGGAGCCGGGTTCTAGGCTTCAGAAGCCTCACTCCTTTCCCCCCTCAGACACAGGAACTGATGCCCACTTCTAAGGCAGCTTCCTCTCAACCTGGTCCAGTGTTTGATGGGGCTTCCAACCCTCTCTCAGGGGTTCCTGCAGCTATGCCCCAGAACATCTGGAGCCTTCTGGGCCTCAGAGATGCCTCTAGAGCTCTGGGCTCCTGTAGAGAACTATCACCTCCCTCTTGGCCTTGCAGGAGAGAAGGTTCCGGGCGGTGCCAGTGACTTGGTGGCTAGAGTCTTGGAATTGTCTAGCCTGAGCTGTACCTCTTCGCAGACCCAGCCCAGTGCACCTTGCCTGTCCACGCCCAACATCTCCCTCACCCCCCGGACACACTCACCCAGCTTCACTTGGAGCGGGGATGGTTTGTAATTCATGGCTACTGACTCACCCTCCCGGGCGTCACAGTCTCCGTCTGAGATGGAGGCGGCGGCTGGGTCCTGGGGGAGAAAGCAGGGGGACAGGGAGCTGTTAGGAGGTGAACACAGGGGGCTGTTCTCACCTGTCCTCTGTGGGTATTTCTCCCTGGCAGCAGTGGGGTTCAGGAGGGGAGGGACAGACCCGTCTACTATGGAAGGAAGATCGGGAGCTGGGTGGAAGAGCCCAGGATCTCGGCCCTATTTACACCCATCTGGGTGTCTGTCCTTTAAGTCCCGTGTCATCTGCCACCCCCAGGAAGCCTACTGTGATTCTTTAAACCCACAGGACCACCTTCTCTTGCCTCCCATACTAGTCGCCATGCTCCTTAGGGCCCTGCCTTGTTTAGAAAGATCCTTCTAGGTTCCTGTGAGTTTAAGTCTGGATTAAGATCTGAGCAGGTGCTCCCTGAGACGGGCCTTCTCCCTCTGTTTCCCCAGCTCTGGCTGATCCCTTCCCAGGATCCAGAGAACTGACTGGTCGAGCC
This portion of the Muntiacus reevesi chromosome 10, mMunRee1.1, whole genome shotgun sequence genome encodes:
- the FAM219A gene encoding protein FAM219A isoform X1, which produces MMEEIDRFQVPTAHSEMQPLDPAAASISDGDCDAREGESVAMNYKPSPLQVKLEKQRELARKGSLKNGSMGSPVNQQPKKNNVMARTRLVVPNKGYSSLDQSPDEKPLVALDTDSDDDFDMSRYSSSGYSSAEQINQDLNIQLLKDGYRLDEIPDDEDLDLIPPKSVNPTCMCCQATSSTACHIQ
- the FAM219A gene encoding protein FAM219A isoform X2, translating into MMEEIDRFQVPTAHSEMQPLDPAAASISDGDCDAREGESVAMNYKPSPLQVKLEKQRELARKGSLKNGSMGSPVNQQPKKNNVMARTRLVVPNKGYSSLDQSPDEKPLVALDTDSDDDFDMSRYSSSGYSSAEINQDLNIQLLKDGYRLDEIPDDEDLDLIPPKSVNPTCMCCQATSSTACHIQ
- the FAM219A gene encoding protein FAM219A isoform X6, which encodes MMEEIDRFQDPAAASISDGDCDAREEKQRELARKGSLKNGSMGSPVNQQPKKNNVMARTRLVVPNKGYSSLDQSPDEKPLVALDTDSDDDFDMSRYSSSGYSSAEQINQDLNIQLLKDGYRLDEIPDDEDLDLIPPKSVNPTCMCCQATSSTACHIQ
- the FAM219A gene encoding protein FAM219A isoform X4, with the protein product MMEEIDRFQVPTAHSEMQPLDPAAASISDGDCDAREEKQRELARKGSLKNGSMGSPVNQQPKKNNVMARTRLVVPNKGYSSLDQSPDEKPLVALDTDSDDDFDMSRYSSSGYSSAEQINQDLNIQLLKDGYRLDEIPDDEDLDLIPPKSVNPTCMCCQATSSTACHIQ
- the FAM219A gene encoding protein FAM219A isoform X3, with the translated sequence MMEEIDRFQDPAAASISDGDCDAREGESVAMNYKPSPLQVKLEKQRELARKGSLKNGSMGSPVNQQPKKNNVMARTRLVVPNKGYSSLDQSPDEKPLVALDTDSDDDFDMSRYSSSGYSSAEQINQDLNIQLLKDGYRLDEIPDDEDLDLIPPKSVNPTCMCCQATSSTACHIQ
- the FAM219A gene encoding protein FAM219A isoform X5 codes for the protein MMEEIDRFQVPTAHSEMQPLDPAAASISDGDCDAREEKQRELARKGSLKNGSMGSPVNQQPKKNNVMARTRLVVPNKGYSSLDQSPDEKPLVALDTDSDDDFDMSRYSSSGYSSAEINQDLNIQLLKDGYRLDEIPDDEDLDLIPPKSVNPTCMCCQATSSTACHIQ